A genomic window from Aquitalea aquatilis includes:
- a CDS encoding helix-turn-helix domain-containing protein, whose amino-acid sequence MPSSSALAGTLATYHSRRQQRIARVPIWQSQLIAVLEGCKIIHTRSGELICRAGEWLLLPAGQELELVNQPDADSGHYLALALTQDRQWLQRFHALHGHLLLQAAPGSPVFTPSASSRQALQQLVNTLENADGPMAQAWAEHGWQGLMLALLQQGQGRSLLLLPTEDARQQLQSLFAFDPAHDWTPAVVAQGLAMSEATLRRRLAAASTTFSALLTEARLAHGLGLVMTGRQSLLEVALASGYQSPSRFAAAFRRRFGLTPSALRATRELPEED is encoded by the coding sequence ATGCCCTCATCCTCTGCATTGGCTGGTACGCTGGCCACTTACCATTCGCGCCGGCAGCAAAGAATCGCCCGCGTGCCGATCTGGCAGTCACAGCTGATTGCCGTGCTGGAAGGCTGCAAGATCATTCATACGCGTAGCGGCGAGCTGATCTGCCGCGCCGGAGAGTGGTTGCTGCTGCCTGCCGGACAGGAGCTGGAGCTGGTCAACCAGCCGGATGCCGACAGCGGCCACTATCTGGCCCTGGCGCTGACCCAGGACCGGCAATGGCTGCAGCGCTTTCATGCCCTGCATGGCCACTTGCTGCTGCAGGCAGCGCCGGGTAGCCCGGTGTTCACCCCCAGCGCCAGCAGCCGCCAGGCTTTGCAGCAGCTGGTGAATACCCTGGAAAACGCGGATGGCCCCATGGCGCAGGCCTGGGCCGAGCATGGCTGGCAGGGGCTGATGCTGGCCTTGTTGCAGCAGGGGCAGGGCCGCAGCCTGCTACTGCTGCCAACCGAGGATGCCCGCCAGCAATTGCAGTCATTGTTTGCTTTCGATCCGGCCCATGACTGGACGCCGGCCGTGGTGGCGCAAGGGCTGGCCATGAGCGAGGCCACGCTGCGGCGGCGGCTGGCGGCTGCATCCACGACCTTTTCTGCCTTGCTGACCGAGGCGCGCTTGGCGCATGGGCTGGGGCTGGTGATGACCGGGCGGCAGTCATTGCTGGAAGTCGCGCTGGCCAGTGGTTATCAGTCGCCATCGCGCT
- a CDS encoding TetR/AcrR family transcriptional regulator yields the protein MRYDKQHKTAIRQRILDMASLRFRSEGIAAVGIANLMADLGLTHGGFYWHFKDKEDLVAQVCQQAMQQMAQQWQQQGQQADAGQQCQAVAEDYLSISHRDFPDTGCVAAALAGELSRRGSQARQAFTSGLEQQLATLAEAAQQDAASGGSPLKPTVQLSLMVGALLLSRAVTDPALSAQLLQDAAALIAGQTAPAC from the coding sequence ATGCGTTACGACAAACAACATAAAACCGCCATCCGCCAGCGCATCCTGGACATGGCCAGCCTGCGCTTTCGCTCGGAAGGCATTGCGGCGGTTGGCATTGCCAACCTGATGGCCGACCTTGGGCTGACCCACGGTGGCTTTTACTGGCACTTCAAGGACAAGGAAGATCTGGTCGCCCAGGTTTGCCAGCAGGCCATGCAGCAAATGGCACAGCAGTGGCAGCAGCAAGGCCAGCAGGCCGATGCGGGGCAGCAATGTCAGGCGGTGGCCGAGGACTACCTGAGCATTTCGCATCGGGATTTTCCGGATACCGGTTGCGTCGCGGCCGCACTGGCCGGCGAACTAAGCCGGCGTGGCAGCCAGGCGCGTCAGGCGTTTACCAGCGGGCTGGAGCAACAGCTGGCCACACTGGCCGAGGCCGCACAGCAGGACGCAGCCAGTGGCGGCAGCCCACTCAAACCGACGGTGCAATTGAGCCTGATGGTCGGTGCCCTGCTGTTGTCGCGTGCCGTCACCGACCCGGCACTATCCGCCCAACTGCTACAGGATGCGGCCGCGCTGATTGCTGGCCAGACCGCACCCGCCTGCTGA
- a CDS encoding substrate-binding periplasmic protein gives MKQWLAGHAGSARHVALGVMLLGWALAALAAHGPLPGGSRLSIVLASDEWPPYLGNHLPDNGILSRVVTAAFARADVTVTYRFLPNNRSLQSARNGTADGSLGWAPSPERLQDLLYSQSVMSARMVFFQRKSEQRRWAQLADLAGLRIGITIGNFYSAEFDRLVQQGVLHTDGAADDLSNFRKLLARRIDLFPIEEDVGQFLLARNFSPLQAGQLASSPAFWSAPLHVVIWRRHPQGAELIARFNRGLQALQSSGEFDRMVRETRLACQRSQP, from the coding sequence ATGAAACAATGGCTTGCAGGTCATGCCGGCAGCGCCCGGCATGTTGCCCTGGGCGTCATGTTGCTGGGGTGGGCGCTGGCTGCACTGGCCGCGCACGGCCCGCTGCCGGGAGGCAGCCGGCTGTCCATTGTGTTGGCGTCCGACGAGTGGCCCCCCTATCTGGGTAATCATCTTCCCGATAACGGCATCCTGTCCCGTGTGGTGACAGCGGCATTTGCCCGCGCCGACGTCACGGTGACCTACCGCTTCCTGCCCAATAACCGTAGCTTGCAATCGGCGCGTAATGGCACGGCGGACGGCAGCCTGGGCTGGGCTCCCAGCCCAGAGCGCTTGCAGGATTTGCTGTACAGCCAGTCGGTGATGTCGGCGCGCATGGTTTTTTTCCAGCGCAAGTCCGAGCAGCGGCGCTGGGCGCAACTGGCTGATCTGGCCGGGCTGCGTATCGGCATTACCATCGGCAATTTCTATTCCGCAGAATTCGACCGCCTGGTGCAGCAGGGTGTGTTGCATACCGACGGCGCGGCCGATGATCTGAGCAATTTCCGCAAGTTGCTGGCACGGCGCATCGATCTGTTTCCCATCGAAGAAGATGTTGGCCAGTTTTTGCTGGCGCGCAACTTTTCCCCCTTGCAGGCCGGACAGCTGGCCAGTAGCCCGGCATTCTGGTCCGCTCCCTTGCATGTGGTGATCTGGCGTCGGCATCCGCAAGGCGCCGAGCTGATCGCGCGCTTCAATCGCGGCTTGCAGGCCTTGCAAAGCAGCGGCGAATTCGACCGTATGGTGCGGGAGACGCGGCTGGCCTGCCAGCGCAGCCAGCCCTGA
- a CDS encoding DEAD/DEAH box helicase, translated as MSEITFADLGLAQALLRAVADTGYTIPTPIQAQAIPQVLQGGDLLAAAQTGTGKTAGFTLPLLQLLMDAPSRQPGKPRALVLTPTRELAAQVEESVREYGKHLPLKSMVMFGGVGINPQISALKKPVDILVATPGRLLDHVSQRTLDLSAVEILVLDEADRMLDMGFIHDIRKVLALLPAKRQNLLFSATFSDEIKTLADKLLNQPKLVEVARRNTTNELVDQRVHLVDRDKKTDLLIKLIRDHNWYQVLVFTRTKHGANRLAEKLDKIGIPSAAIHGNKSQNARTRALADFKTSKLQVLVATDIAARGLDIDQLPHVVNFELPNVPEDYVHRIGRTGRAGSPGEAISLVCVDEFSFLREIEKLTKQSIARFTIPGFEADLNVKPEPIPMGGNSAGRGRGQGGGGRQGQGARQGQAAGKSRHEQQSKPTGHGHRPAGSTPRSKAAEPRSQGGQPQPARQAATAKPGNAPQQRRSQPARPVSALLSPNKR; from the coding sequence ATGTCCGAAATTACCTTTGCTGACCTTGGTCTGGCGCAAGCTTTGTTGCGTGCCGTGGCCGATACCGGTTACACCATTCCCACGCCGATTCAGGCACAAGCCATTCCCCAGGTGCTGCAAGGTGGCGATCTGCTGGCTGCCGCACAGACCGGTACCGGCAAGACCGCCGGCTTTACCCTGCCGCTGCTGCAATTGCTGATGGATGCGCCCTCGCGCCAGCCCGGCAAGCCGCGCGCCCTGGTGCTGACCCCCACCCGCGAACTGGCAGCCCAGGTAGAAGAATCGGTCCGTGAGTACGGCAAGCATCTGCCGCTCAAATCCATGGTGATGTTCGGCGGTGTTGGCATCAACCCGCAGATTTCCGCCCTGAAAAAGCCGGTAGACATCCTGGTGGCCACGCCTGGCCGCCTGCTTGACCATGTCAGCCAGCGCACGCTGGATCTGTCCGCCGTGGAAATCCTGGTACTGGACGAAGCCGACCGCATGCTGGACATGGGCTTCATCCACGATATCCGCAAGGTGCTGGCACTGCTGCCGGCCAAGCGCCAGAATCTGCTGTTCTCGGCGACCTTCTCCGACGAAATCAAGACCCTGGCCGACAAGCTGCTCAACCAGCCCAAGCTGGTGGAAGTGGCCCGCCGCAATACCACCAACGAGCTGGTCGACCAGCGCGTCCACCTGGTGGACCGCGACAAGAAAACCGATCTGTTGATCAAGCTGATCCGCGACCACAACTGGTATCAGGTGCTGGTGTTCACCCGTACCAAGCACGGTGCCAACCGTCTGGCCGAAAAGCTGGACAAGATCGGCATTCCGTCGGCGGCCATTCATGGCAACAAGAGCCAGAATGCCCGTACCCGCGCCCTGGCCGATTTCAAGACTTCCAAGCTGCAGGTGCTGGTGGCTACCGATATCGCCGCCCGTGGCCTGGATATCGACCAGCTGCCGCATGTGGTCAATTTCGAATTGCCGAATGTGCCGGAAGACTATGTACACCGCATTGGCCGTACCGGCCGTGCCGGCAGCCCGGGTGAAGCCATTTCCCTGGTGTGTGTCGACGAATTCAGCTTCCTGCGCGAAATCGAAAAGCTGACCAAGCAATCCATCGCCCGCTTCACCATTCCGGGTTTCGAGGCGGACCTGAACGTGAAGCCGGAACCCATTCCCATGGGTGGCAACAGCGCTGGCCGTGGTCGTGGTCAGGGTGGTGGCGGTCGTCAGGGGCAGGGTGCACGTCAGGGCCAGGCAGCTGGCAAGTCGCGCCACGAACAGCAGAGCAAGCCTACCGGTCATGGCCATCGTCCGGCCGGCAGCACGCCGCGCAGCAAGGCCGCCGAGCCGCGTAGCCAGGGTGGCCAGCCGCAGCCGGCCCGTCAGGCCGCCACGGCCAAGCCGGGCAATGCCCCGCAGCAGCGTCGCAGCCAGCCGGCACGCCCGGTGTCGGCCTTGCTGTCGCCCAACAAGCGCTAA
- a CDS encoding MliC family protein has protein sequence MLLLVSGQAHALNGAHSLGTGPDKNGGRGGLRQPVPPALPPTPTMQATEFDCNKPANAMETMLCQDEGLIRLGNRLDKVFTQAMDKARQNSAGAPSQNKLEQEQRRWAHNLKECMKNDNPHMCLGDTYILRITELQAGWELAPSLTPLHYLCGGGGNNDVLATFYRTKPATARLVRGKSQVILHQQELVTGGARYAGQNVEFTIRGKEASINWKGESLLCISQPEQ, from the coding sequence TTGCTACTGCTCGTATCCGGCCAGGCCCATGCCCTGAACGGCGCGCACTCGCTTGGTACCGGGCCGGACAAAAACGGTGGCCGTGGCGGCCTGCGCCAGCCCGTACCGCCGGCATTGCCTCCCACGCCTACGATGCAGGCCACCGAGTTCGACTGCAACAAGCCGGCCAATGCCATGGAAACCATGCTGTGCCAGGATGAAGGGCTGATCCGGCTGGGTAACCGTCTGGACAAGGTCTTTACCCAGGCCATGGACAAAGCCAGGCAAAACAGCGCCGGCGCACCCAGCCAGAACAAGCTGGAGCAAGAGCAACGGCGCTGGGCGCACAATCTCAAGGAATGCATGAAGAACGATAATCCCCATATGTGTCTGGGGGATACCTATATTCTGCGCATTACCGAATTGCAGGCCGGCTGGGAGCTGGCACCCTCGCTGACCCCGCTGCACTACCTGTGCGGTGGCGGTGGCAATAACGATGTACTGGCCACGTTTTACCGCACCAAGCCGGCCACGGCGCGGCTGGTACGCGGCAAAAGCCAGGTCATCCTGCATCAGCAGGAGCTGGTCACCGGCGGTGCCCGCTATGCCGGCCAGAATGTCGAATTCACCATCCGGGGCAAGGAAGCCAGCATCAACTGGAAAGGCGAAAGCCTGCTGTGCATCAGCCAGCCAGAGCAATAG
- a CDS encoding YaeQ family protein translates to MALTATIYKAGLSISDMDRGYYASHNLTLAQHPSETVERLMVRLVAFVLNASETLSFTRGLSSDDEAELWQKNYSDEIELWIELGEPDEKRLKKACSRADQVVLYSYGGRSSEVWWPQIENKLVKLDKLSVYRISTATLAELASLCQRGMQLTATVQDGQLWLADESRSVLVEVEPLKVPH, encoded by the coding sequence ATGGCGCTTACAGCCACCATTTATAAAGCCGGCCTGTCGATTTCCGACATGGACCGCGGCTACTATGCCAGCCACAACCTGACCCTGGCCCAACACCCGTCGGAAACCGTGGAACGCCTGATGGTGCGCCTGGTAGCCTTTGTGCTGAACGCCAGTGAAACCCTGAGCTTTACCCGAGGCCTCAGCTCTGATGACGAAGCCGAACTGTGGCAGAAGAATTACAGCGACGAAATCGAACTGTGGATAGAGCTGGGCGAACCGGATGAAAAGCGCCTGAAAAAAGCCTGCAGCCGGGCCGACCAGGTGGTGCTGTACAGCTATGGTGGCCGTTCCAGCGAAGTATGGTGGCCGCAAATCGAAAACAAGCTGGTGAAGCTGGACAAACTCAGCGTCTACCGCATCAGCACCGCTACCCTGGCCGAACTGGCCAGCCTGTGCCAGCGCGGCATGCAGCTGACCGCCACCGTACAGGACGGCCAACTATGGCTGGCCGACGAAAGCCGCAGCGTGCTGGTAGAAGTCGAGCCGCTGAAAGTGCCGCATTAA
- a CDS encoding FMN-binding negative transcriptional regulator encodes MSLYCPAAFRAEADYARQVMADNPLATLITQADGEPWLSHLVLLPDPTEPDCLLGHLARANGHAGVLFGQDSVAVFSGAHGYVSPRWYVSDGMVPTWNYRVAHAHGRAEPVEGGALSALLQQLALQFEGEAGWNSSALSAQAMAAMQRGIVGFRLRVQRWDIKAKLSQNRLPQDRQGVIAALEQGDEAARQLAAVMPRPVHG; translated from the coding sequence ATGAGCTTGTACTGTCCTGCGGCATTTCGTGCCGAAGCCGACTATGCGCGCCAGGTAATGGCCGACAATCCGCTGGCCACGCTGATTACCCAGGCGGATGGCGAACCCTGGCTCAGCCATCTGGTGTTGCTGCCCGACCCAACCGAGCCAGACTGCCTGCTTGGTCATCTGGCGCGAGCCAACGGCCATGCCGGGGTGCTGTTCGGGCAGGATAGTGTGGCGGTGTTTAGTGGTGCCCATGGCTATGTCTCGCCGCGCTGGTATGTATCGGACGGCATGGTGCCAACCTGGAACTACCGGGTGGCGCATGCCCATGGCCGGGCAGAGCCGGTGGAGGGCGGGGCGCTGTCGGCCTTGTTGCAGCAGCTGGCACTGCAGTTTGAAGGCGAGGCCGGCTGGAACAGCAGCGCGCTATCGGCACAGGCCATGGCCGCCATGCAGCGCGGCATTGTCGGCTTTCGGCTGCGGGTGCAGCGCTGGGATATCAAGGCCAAGCTCAGCCAGAACCGGCTGCCGCAAGACCGGCAGGGGGTGATTGCCGCACTGGAGCAGGGCGACGAAGCCGCCCGTCAGCTGGCGGCTGTCATGCCTCGGCCTGTGCACGGCTGA
- a CDS encoding antibiotic biosynthesis monooxygenase family protein, which yields MYVVIFRATARQLDEEYSRVAAQLRELALSRFGCLEFVAVNEGGQEVALSYWPDLDSISAWKANADHLLAQQLGRERWYAGYRVQIAQVLRDYAFPAAAGEQP from the coding sequence ATGTACGTGGTGATTTTCCGGGCTACGGCCCGCCAGCTGGACGAGGAATACAGCCGGGTGGCGGCACAATTGCGCGAACTGGCGCTGAGCCGCTTTGGCTGCCTGGAATTTGTCGCGGTCAATGAAGGCGGGCAGGAGGTGGCGTTGTCCTACTGGCCGGATCTGGACAGTATCAGCGCCTGGAAAGCCAACGCCGATCATCTGCTGGCGCAGCAATTGGGACGCGAGCGCTGGTATGCCGGCTACCGGGTGCAGATTGCCCAGGTGCTGCGTGACTACGCCTTTCCCGCCGCGGCAGGAGAGCAACCATGA
- a CDS encoding carboxymuconolactone decarboxylase family protein — protein sequence MSSLRQPYAELSGPALQHLRAIKKLLEDSPLGRNLVELVYLRVSQLNGCAFCLDMHARALRSGGESHARLDTLAGWRLSPHFSAAEQAALAWAESLTDIAASQAADAVYQPLLQHFSAQEICDLTMAIASMNALNRLAIAMRQ from the coding sequence ATGTCCAGCCTGCGTCAGCCTTATGCCGAATTGTCCGGCCCCGCCTTGCAGCATTTGCGTGCCATCAAGAAACTGCTGGAGGACAGCCCCTTGGGGCGTAATCTGGTGGAGCTGGTGTACTTGCGTGTGTCGCAGCTCAATGGCTGCGCCTTTTGTCTGGATATGCATGCCCGGGCATTGCGCAGCGGCGGGGAAAGCCATGCCCGGCTGGACACGCTGGCCGGCTGGCGGCTGAGCCCGCATTTTTCGGCAGCAGAGCAGGCCGCGCTGGCCTGGGCCGAGTCGCTGACCGATATTGCGGCCAGCCAGGCGGCCGATGCGGTGTATCAGCCCTTGTTGCAGCATTTTTCCGCGCAGGAAATCTGCGACCTGACCATGGCCATCGCCAGCATGAATGCACTGAACCGCCTGGCCATCGCCATGCGGCAATAA
- a CDS encoding LysE family translocator, with translation MHLLTLFAQALLLGLAIAAPVGPIGLLCIERSVRQGPWVGLATGLGAATADALYATLGALGLSALIQRLTTLALPLAVAGSLLLLWMGLGMLRRHAASEAARAASAHGWCSAWASALLLTLSNPMTILSFLAVFASLSGHAAPGAAEALLMVSGVFAGSALWWCVLAFGAGRLLGRLGEAGRHGIDIVCGVLLLGMGLLLLWRALASLAG, from the coding sequence ATGCATCTGTTGACCTTGTTTGCCCAAGCCTTGCTGTTGGGCCTGGCGATTGCCGCCCCGGTTGGCCCCATTGGCCTGCTCTGTATCGAGCGCAGTGTGCGGCAGGGGCCGTGGGTGGGGCTGGCCACCGGGCTGGGCGCGGCGACGGCCGATGCGCTGTATGCCACGCTGGGGGCGCTGGGTCTGAGTGCGCTGATTCAGCGGCTGACTACGCTGGCCCTGCCGCTGGCTGTGGCTGGCAGCCTGCTGTTGTTATGGATGGGGCTGGGCATGTTGCGGCGGCATGCGGCAAGCGAGGCTGCGCGGGCGGCAAGTGCCCATGGCTGGTGCAGCGCCTGGGCATCGGCGCTGCTGCTGACCCTAAGCAACCCCATGACCATCTTGTCCTTTCTGGCCGTGTTCGCCAGCCTGTCCGGCCATGCCGCGCCGGGGGCGGCTGAGGCCTTGCTGATGGTTTCTGGCGTGTTTGCCGGCTCGGCGCTGTGGTGGTGTGTGTTGGCTTTCGGTGCCGGTCGCTTGCTGGGCCGACTGGGAGAGGCCGGGCGACATGGCATCGATATCGTCTGTGGCGTGCTATTGCTGGGTATGGGCCTGCTGCTGCTGTGGCGTGCACTGGCCAGCCTGGCGGGCTAG
- a CDS encoding Lrp/AsnC family transcriptional regulator has product MEIDSKAWKILECLQQDARLSLTELARAVEMSVPAVSERVKRLEEAGVIQGYHARLSPAKAGYTLSAMVGITVAQPYKKKLLQLLEDMPEVLECHHVTGADSYLFRLLARDVGHLEALVARVNHLGETRTSIILSTPITARPLRAPR; this is encoded by the coding sequence ATGGAGATCGACAGCAAAGCTTGGAAAATTCTGGAATGCCTGCAGCAGGATGCCCGCTTGTCACTGACCGAGCTGGCCCGTGCGGTGGAAATGTCAGTACCGGCGGTGTCGGAACGGGTAAAACGGCTGGAAGAAGCCGGCGTGATCCAGGGCTACCACGCCCGACTGTCGCCCGCCAAGGCTGGTTACACCTTGTCGGCCATGGTGGGCATTACCGTGGCGCAGCCCTACAAGAAAAAGCTGCTGCAATTGCTGGAGGACATGCCTGAGGTACTGGAATGCCACCACGTCACCGGGGCCGATTCCTATCTGTTCCGCCTGCTGGCGCGTGATGTCGGCCATCTGGAAGCCCTGGTGGCGCGGGTGAATCATCTGGGCGAAACCCGGACATCCATCATCCTGTCCACCCCGATTACTGCGCGCCCCTTACGTGCACCACGTTAA
- a CDS encoding GNAT family N-acetyltransferase, whose product MTSLTLRVATFDDAGLIARLHTESWQHSYRTILSDDYLDHVAPTERHTMWTRRFHYDNHLWVLLALWEGEPVGFVCLLPDGETQRGLLLDNLHVLPGQQGRGVGRSLLRAAAAQADTLQPGRPMHLWVYEANSEARRFYSRMGGEMVDRENVLAPDGRKAIALCYRWQQPAQLAAVQA is encoded by the coding sequence ATGACCTCGCTGACCTTGCGTGTTGCCACCTTTGACGATGCCGGACTGATTGCCCGGCTGCATACCGAAAGCTGGCAGCACAGCTACCGCACCATCCTGTCCGACGACTATCTCGACCACGTCGCCCCGACCGAGCGCCACACCATGTGGACCCGTCGCTTCCATTACGACAATCATCTGTGGGTGCTGCTGGCCCTGTGGGAAGGCGAGCCGGTGGGCTTTGTCTGCCTGCTGCCGGATGGCGAGACCCAGCGCGGCCTGCTGCTGGACAATCTGCACGTGCTGCCCGGCCAGCAAGGCCGTGGCGTGGGCCGCAGCCTGCTACGGGCCGCAGCAGCCCAGGCCGACACCCTGCAGCCGGGCCGACCGATGCACCTGTGGGTATACGAGGCCAATAGCGAGGCGCGGCGTTTTTACAGCCGCATGGGCGGGGAAATGGTAGACCGCGAAAACGTGCTGGCCCCGGATGGACGCAAGGCCATTGCCCTGTGCTATCGCTGGCAGCAACCAGCGCAACTGGCCGCCGTCCAAGCATAA
- a CDS encoding M48 family metallopeptidase, translated as MSALKYLLHYPPSLLAQVQARLDDGSLGDWLASRYPDSHAVQSDNALYQYVSELKQRYLKNAPAPTKVLYDNRQHPVKGTLGTNTQISRVQGSKLKAKHEIRIATLFRDAPEPFLRMIVVHELSHLREKNHDKAFYQLCCHMEPAYHQLEFDTRLWLTLRELEPAPSPATR; from the coding sequence ATGTCTGCCCTCAAATACCTGCTGCACTACCCACCCAGCCTGCTCGCCCAGGTCCAGGCCCGTCTGGACGACGGCAGCCTGGGCGACTGGCTGGCCAGCCGCTATCCCGACAGCCATGCAGTGCAGAGCGATAACGCGCTGTACCAGTATGTCAGCGAGCTGAAACAGCGCTATCTAAAAAATGCCCCGGCCCCCACCAAGGTGCTGTACGACAATCGCCAACACCCGGTCAAAGGGACGCTGGGCACCAATACCCAGATCTCGCGGGTGCAGGGCAGCAAGCTCAAGGCCAAACACGAAATCCGCATTGCCACGCTGTTCCGCGACGCGCCCGAGCCCTTCCTGCGCATGATCGTCGTGCACGAGCTTTCGCATCTGCGCGAGAAAAACCACGACAAGGCCTTCTATCAGCTGTGCTGCCACATGGAACCGGCTTACCACCAGCTGGAGTTTGATACCCGGCTATGGCTGACCCTGCGCGAGCTGGAGCCAGCCCCCAGCCCGGCAACGCGCTAA
- a CDS encoding alpha/beta hydrolase, with translation MHAVSPKLTDWLSQLNQLIRRLRDSGYKPTAIGAREALANVTRSLVSAGPDIAWVNDEIIHGRDYSVPVRIYHPAPSEARPVLLFLHGGGHTAGSVSVYDPISRRLAAATGHIVVVPEYRLAPENPYPAALHDAYAAARGVFAALSARQLPFLPSLSLMGDSAGAALAATVSARSQHDTALQIAAQVLIYPSLDYSMSLPSISENGEGYFLNSDRIAWYFDNYFQHGEDRLAASPLHMAMTERLPATLVVSAGFDPLRDEALCYLDKLQAAGVPHQHLHFDDLVHAFLNMEQLVAAECAQTYQQIAAFLERR, from the coding sequence ATGCATGCAGTCAGCCCCAAGCTGACCGACTGGTTGTCCCAGCTCAACCAGCTCATCCGCCGCCTGCGGGATAGCGGCTACAAGCCCACCGCCATCGGCGCCCGCGAGGCGCTGGCCAATGTCACCCGCAGCCTGGTCAGTGCCGGGCCGGACATTGCCTGGGTCAATGACGAAATCATCCATGGCCGCGATTACAGCGTGCCGGTGCGGATTTATCATCCGGCACCGAGCGAGGCGCGGCCGGTGCTGCTGTTTCTGCATGGTGGCGGCCATACCGCCGGCAGTGTCAGCGTATACGACCCCATCAGCCGCCGGCTGGCTGCAGCCACCGGCCATATCGTGGTGGTGCCGGAATACCGGCTGGCTCCGGAAAACCCTTATCCGGCAGCACTGCATGATGCTTATGCCGCCGCCCGCGGCGTGTTTGCCGCGCTGAGTGCGCGCCAGCTGCCGTTTCTTCCCAGCCTGTCGCTGATGGGTGACTCTGCCGGTGCGGCGCTGGCGGCCACGGTGAGTGCGCGCTCGCAGCACGATACTGCCTTGCAGATTGCCGCCCAGGTGCTGATCTATCCCAGCCTGGACTACAGCATGAGCCTGCCGTCGATTAGCGAGAATGGCGAAGGCTATTTCCTCAACAGCGATCGCATTGCCTGGTATTTCGACAATTATTTCCAGCATGGTGAAGACCGGCTGGCGGCGTCGCCCTTGCATATGGCGATGACCGAGCGGCTACCGGCCACCCTGGTGGTGTCAGCGGGTTTTGATCCGCTGCGTGACGAGGCGCTGTGCTACCTGGATAAATTGCAGGCAGCTGGCGTGCCGCACCAGCATCTGCATTTTGATGATCTGGTGCATGCCTTCCTCAATATGGAGCAGCTGGTGGCGGCCGAGTGCGCCCAGACTTACCAGCAGATCGCCGCTTTCCTCGAGCGCCGTTAG